One region of Edaphobacter bradus genomic DNA includes:
- a CDS encoding endonuclease III domain-containing protein, with translation MNDSLFTEQTGPQKGYDDRLPHIHRLLLGHFGQPPARESSDPLSQFIYSLLATRTKTELTYAVVRHLRERFGSWENLRDAPLPEIEQAISNVTFPEQKALQLKAALEAITARVGELTLDFLARYRTDKIRAWLEQFPGVGPQISAAVVNFSTLRRRALPIDANHLRVVQRLSLTPRADAATTEERLMRLVPETWTAEMLDEHHALVKKLGQTLCTFDGPKCSQCPLLKLCPYGRRQVEAGGGGRSAEAGTD, from the coding sequence ATGAACGACTCACTCTTCACCGAGCAGACCGGACCGCAGAAAGGCTACGACGACCGCCTCCCGCACATCCACCGGCTTCTGCTGGGGCACTTCGGCCAGCCTCCGGCGCGCGAGTCGTCGGACCCGCTCTCGCAGTTCATCTACTCGCTGCTGGCCACGCGGACGAAGACGGAGCTGACCTACGCGGTCGTCCGCCATCTGCGCGAGCGCTTCGGCTCGTGGGAGAACCTGCGCGACGCTCCGTTGCCGGAGATCGAGCAGGCCATCTCCAACGTCACCTTTCCGGAGCAGAAGGCGCTGCAGCTCAAGGCGGCGCTTGAGGCGATCACGGCCCGCGTCGGCGAGCTGACGCTGGACTTCCTCGCGCGCTACCGCACGGACAAGATCCGCGCGTGGCTGGAGCAGTTCCCCGGCGTCGGCCCGCAGATCAGCGCGGCGGTGGTCAACTTCAGCACGCTGCGCCGGCGCGCGCTGCCGATCGACGCGAACCACCTGCGCGTCGTTCAGCGGCTCAGCCTGACACCGCGCGCCGATGCGGCGACGACGGAGGAGCGCCTGATGCGCCTGGTCCCCGAGACGTGGACCGCCGAGATGCTCGACGAGCACCACGCGCTGGTCAAGAAGCTGGGCCAGACGCTCTGCACCTTCGACGGACCGAAGTGCAGCCAGTGTCCTCTGCTAAAGCTGTGTCCTTACGGCCGGCGGCAGGTGGAGGCTGGCGGGGGCGGACGAAGTGCCGAAGCAGGCACAGATTAG
- a CDS encoding isoaspartyl peptidase/L-asparaginase, with translation MLREMKPQPTLLIHGGAWAMPDDAIAAHEAGIANALAAGYRLLERGASAVDAVETAVAVMEDDETFDAGRGSFLTRDGRVQLDALLMNGANLRTGGVACVERLRNPIHAARLVLDYSPHVYFVGTGAERFATQHGMTLVDNTELIVPRERERLMAFQKAELEGAKDTTFSGPPTLDKEKGEPSEMVPDPTAHSHDTVGAVALDQHGNLAAGTSTGGTLSKAPGRVGDSSLIGCGCYADNLSAAVSLTGWGEPIMKLVLGKWAVDRVAAGSSPQEAAEAAIDYLYDRLQGHGGIILLGPDGRIGLAHNTPRMAWGLQTPEGSRLGVTRNP, from the coding sequence ATGCTCAGAGAGATGAAGCCGCAACCGACACTGCTGATCCACGGCGGAGCCTGGGCCATGCCCGACGACGCCATCGCCGCCCACGAGGCCGGCATCGCCAACGCCCTCGCCGCCGGCTACCGCCTCCTCGAGCGGGGAGCGAGCGCCGTCGACGCGGTCGAGACCGCCGTCGCCGTCATGGAAGACGACGAGACCTTCGACGCGGGGCGCGGCTCATTCCTTACCCGCGATGGACGCGTGCAGCTCGACGCCCTGCTGATGAACGGTGCCAACCTTCGCACCGGCGGAGTCGCCTGCGTCGAGCGGCTGCGCAACCCCATCCACGCGGCGCGACTGGTGCTCGACTACAGCCCGCACGTCTACTTCGTCGGGACGGGCGCGGAGCGGTTCGCAACGCAGCACGGCATGACGCTCGTCGACAACACGGAGCTCATCGTCCCGCGCGAGCGTGAGCGGCTGATGGCCTTCCAGAAGGCCGAGCTCGAGGGCGCGAAGGACACCACGTTCTCCGGGCCGCCCACGCTGGACAAGGAGAAGGGGGAGCCGTCCGAGATGGTTCCTGACCCGACGGCGCACTCGCACGACACCGTCGGGGCGGTCGCGCTCGACCAGCACGGCAACCTCGCCGCCGGGACCAGCACCGGAGGAACGCTGTCAAAGGCCCCCGGCCGCGTCGGGGACTCCTCGCTGATCGGCTGCGGCTGCTACGCCGACAATCTTTCAGCGGCGGTCTCGCTCACCGGCTGGGGCGAGCCGATCATGAAGCTCGTCCTGGGCAAGTGGGCCGTCGACCGCGTGGCCGCAGGCTCGTCGCCGCAGGAGGCCGCGGAGGCTGCGATCGACTACCTCTACGACCGCCTCCAGGGCCACGGCGGAATCATCCTGCTCGGCCCGGACGGCCGCATCGGCCTCGCGCACAACACGCCGCGCATGGCCTGGGGTCTGCAGACCCCCGAGGGCTCACGGCTCGGTGTGACGCGGAATCCCTGA
- the rpiA gene encoding ribose-5-phosphate isomerase RpiA gives MAMATLGNTDKQAALKLRAAQRALELVESGMTVGLGSGSTATIWIKLLGEKVRDHGLKIRAIASSEDSERLGKSYGIPFVNFDECRSLDLTIDGADEVAPGLALIKGGGGKLLREKIVASASKRFVVVADESKQVEKLGRFPLPVEVIPMATPLVSDSLRELGFTPTIRVNRDGTRYITDEGNLILDCSGLLIEDPSGIAAKIDSMVGVVEHGLFLDMADLALIAGEQQVIERSS, from the coding sequence ATGGCGATGGCGACACTTGGCAACACTGACAAACAGGCGGCCTTGAAGCTGCGTGCGGCGCAACGCGCTCTGGAGCTGGTCGAATCCGGAATGACGGTTGGGTTGGGCTCCGGATCGACGGCGACGATTTGGATCAAGCTGCTTGGAGAAAAAGTGCGCGACCATGGCCTGAAGATTCGGGCGATCGCAAGCTCGGAAGACAGCGAGCGCCTGGGGAAGAGCTATGGAATCCCCTTCGTCAATTTTGATGAGTGCCGTAGCCTCGACCTCACGATCGACGGAGCCGACGAAGTTGCTCCCGGGCTCGCGCTGATCAAGGGCGGCGGTGGAAAACTTCTGCGTGAAAAGATCGTCGCCAGCGCATCGAAGCGGTTCGTCGTCGTCGCCGACGAGTCGAAACAGGTCGAGAAGCTGGGCCGCTTTCCCTTGCCCGTTGAAGTGATTCCCATGGCGACTCCGTTGGTGAGCGACTCGCTTCGAGAGCTAGGCTTCACGCCAACGATTCGAGTGAATCGGGATGGGACACGCTACATCACGGACGAAGGGAATCTGATTCTCGACTGCTCCGGCCTGTTGATTGAAGACCCAAGCGGCATCGCGGCGAAGATCGATTCCATGGTTGGAGTCGTGGAACATGGCCTCTTCCTGGACATGGCCGATCTTGCCCTGATTGCGGGTGAGCAGCAGGTCATCGAGCGTTCTTCCTGA
- a CDS encoding MTH938/NDUFAF3 family protein — MHFNKFSFGTLQIDGSAYTQDVVIDRGEIRKRKKAPSKQFRDEFGHTPLSIGEKIPWKCERLVIGTGAYGNLPVMKEVKAEAKRRHVELIIVPTSEALGLMEKDSRANAILHVTC; from the coding sequence ATGCACTTCAACAAATTCTCCTTTGGCACCCTTCAGATCGATGGCAGCGCATACACGCAGGACGTGGTGATCGACCGCGGAGAGATCCGCAAACGCAAGAAAGCGCCTTCCAAGCAATTCCGCGATGAGTTTGGGCATACGCCTCTCTCCATCGGGGAAAAGATCCCCTGGAAATGCGAGCGGCTGGTGATCGGCACCGGAGCGTACGGCAATCTGCCTGTCATGAAGGAAGTGAAGGCTGAAGCGAAACGCCGTCATGTCGAATTGATCATCGTCCCGACCAGTGAGGCGCTCGGGCTCATGGAAAAGGATTCCAGGGCAAACGCCATTCTCCACGTGACTTGTTAG
- a CDS encoding FmdB family zinc ribbon protein → MPHYEFFCKACNKTFEKVLTLAEHDAEKTACPCCGSHEVEQSWSAFSAITSKKS, encoded by the coding sequence ATGCCCCACTATGAGTTCTTCTGCAAAGCCTGCAATAAGACATTCGAAAAGGTTCTGACCCTCGCAGAGCATGACGCGGAAAAGACCGCCTGCCCGTGCTGCGGAAGTCACGAGGTAGAACAGAGCTGGTCTGCCTTCTCTGCCATCACCTCGAAGAAGAGCTGA
- a CDS encoding DNA methyltransferase, translated as MLISTRMPPTANHPKNKLYYGDNLQVLQYIPDQSVDLIYLDPPFNSSQDYNVLFAEKDGTRSASQITAFKDTWEWNEEAARSYEEVIEQGGRVADAMRAFRTLLGGSDMLAYLAMMAPRLVELRRVLKETGSIYLHCDPTASHYLKLLLDGCFGAENFRSEIIWRRSSGHNKLSRQFGPIHDTILFYAKSDASYFRPGVRPVSRGYVREWFTNEDEGGPFRTNMLTGPGVRTKDSGKPWNGFDPTTVGRHWAIPLSLKPLLPEEAAEWTTQRKLDFLNDAGMIYIPRNGMGQPKYKQYLGSGIPYQDIWACQPYTEGTLFGTEESIDADVKWLGHEAEKLGYDTQKPEGLLERILNSSSQEGDVVLDPFCGCGTTVQVAQKLNRRWIGIDITHLAVGLIKTRLDDSFTPEIRKTYEVIGEPTDVAGAQQLASENKFQFQAWALGLVGARVADSDKRGADRGVDGRKNFHDDNTGKTKQIIFSVKGGQSVEDSELRDLAGTLAAESADIGAFISLAEPTKPMRKRAAEAGFYTSSDGTKYPRLQLLTIKGLLEGTQRLERPLHVREVTFKKAPRSRPEVAANLTLNLTGDPGE; from the coding sequence ATGCTAATCTCAACCCGGATGCCCCCAACAGCGAATCACCCCAAGAACAAGCTTTACTACGGCGACAACCTCCAGGTCCTCCAATACATCCCCGACCAATCCGTCGACCTCATCTACCTCGACCCGCCCTTCAACTCAAGCCAGGACTACAACGTCCTCTTCGCCGAAAAGGACGGCACCCGTTCCGCCTCACAGATCACCGCCTTCAAGGACACCTGGGAGTGGAACGAAGAAGCGGCCCGCTCCTACGAAGAGGTCATCGAACAAGGCGGTCGCGTAGCCGACGCCATGCGAGCCTTCCGAACCCTCCTCGGGGGCTCCGACATGCTCGCCTACCTCGCCATGATGGCGCCGCGCCTCGTCGAGCTACGCCGCGTCCTCAAGGAAACCGGCTCCATCTACCTCCACTGCGACCCCACCGCAAGCCACTACCTCAAACTCCTGCTGGATGGCTGCTTCGGAGCCGAAAATTTCCGGAGCGAGATTATTTGGAGACGGAGCAGCGGACACAACAAGCTAAGCAGGCAATTCGGCCCTATCCACGACACGATCCTTTTCTACGCGAAATCGGACGCCTCCTACTTCCGTCCAGGCGTGAGGCCAGTCTCTCGCGGTTACGTACGCGAATGGTTCACGAATGAAGATGAGGGCGGCCCATTCCGGACGAATATGCTGACAGGACCAGGAGTAAGGACAAAGGACAGCGGTAAACCCTGGAACGGCTTCGATCCCACGACGGTCGGTCGTCATTGGGCTATTCCTCTAAGTCTCAAGCCTCTGCTTCCGGAGGAAGCGGCAGAGTGGACCACACAACGCAAGCTTGACTTTCTCAATGACGCGGGCATGATCTACATCCCGAGAAATGGGATGGGACAGCCGAAATACAAGCAATACCTCGGGTCAGGGATTCCGTATCAAGATATTTGGGCATGCCAGCCATACACCGAGGGAACGCTTTTCGGAACAGAAGAAAGTATTGATGCTGATGTGAAATGGCTTGGCCACGAGGCCGAAAAACTCGGGTATGACACTCAAAAGCCCGAGGGCTTACTCGAACGCATATTAAACAGCAGCTCTCAAGAAGGCGACGTAGTGCTCGATCCCTTCTGCGGTTGCGGAACCACCGTGCAGGTCGCGCAAAAACTCAACCGCCGCTGGATCGGCATCGACATCACCCATCTCGCAGTAGGCCTCATCAAGACCCGTCTCGACGACTCCTTCACCCCCGAAATCCGCAAGACCTACGAAGTCATCGGCGAGCCCACCGACGTCGCCGGTGCCCAACAACTCGCCTCTGAGAACAAGTTTCAGTTCCAAGCGTGGGCTCTAGGACTAGTCGGTGCAAGAGTGGCGGACAGTGACAAAAGAGGAGCGGATCGCGGAGTAGACGGGCGAAAGAACTTCCACGACGACAACACCGGAAAAACGAAGCAGATCATTTTCTCCGTAAAGGGAGGCCAGAGCGTAGAAGACTCCGAGTTGCGCGATTTAGCGGGTACACTCGCTGCGGAAAGTGCCGACATCGGCGCGTTTATCTCTTTAGCCGAACCGACGAAGCCCATGCGCAAGCGCGCCGCTGAAGCCGGCTTCTACACTTCCTCAGACGGCACCAAATACCCCCGCCTCCAACTCCTAACCATCAAGGGCCTGCTCGAAGGAACCCAGCGCCTCGAACGCCCCCTGCACGTCCGCGAGGTCACCTTCAAAAAAGCCCCCCGCTCTCGCCCAGAAGTCGCCGCCAACCTCACCCTCAACCTCACCGGTGATCCCGGTGAGTGA
- a CDS encoding class II fructose-bisphosphate aldolase — protein MQDLRNLLEKAQQRGVAVGHFNIADFVLLKAVFASAREVQVPVIVGASEGERQFMGDRQLAALVRSMREESDFPIFLNADHTHSLKKAEEAARAGFDAIVFDLSALPFEQNVQQTKQAVEALKAINPSILVEGEIGDIGTGSEIKEVAPDLSKGLTSPEEARQYVEATGIDILAPAVGNMHGMLKSMVKGQTKKRLDIERISQIKSAAKVFLTLHGGSGTDDEDLRKAIAAGINIVHMNTELRVAWRSGLTASLAAHPDEVVPYKILPPVVASVQNVASSRLRLFNGQ, from the coding sequence ATGCAGGACTTACGAAATCTTCTGGAGAAGGCGCAGCAGCGAGGCGTGGCGGTTGGCCACTTCAACATCGCCGATTTCGTTCTATTGAAGGCAGTCTTTGCCTCCGCTCGAGAAGTGCAGGTCCCGGTGATTGTTGGCGCCTCTGAGGGTGAGCGCCAATTCATGGGAGACCGTCAGCTCGCGGCACTTGTGCGAAGCATGCGCGAGGAGTCTGATTTCCCCATCTTCCTCAATGCGGATCACACGCACTCGCTGAAAAAAGCAGAGGAGGCCGCCAGGGCTGGATTTGATGCCATCGTGTTCGATCTTTCCGCACTTCCCTTTGAGCAGAATGTGCAGCAGACAAAACAGGCGGTCGAGGCGCTCAAGGCAATCAACCCTTCCATCCTCGTCGAGGGAGAGATTGGCGACATCGGAACCGGCTCTGAGATCAAGGAGGTCGCTCCTGACTTGTCGAAAGGCCTCACCAGTCCGGAAGAAGCGAGACAGTACGTCGAAGCCACTGGAATCGATATCCTGGCTCCCGCGGTCGGCAACATGCACGGAATGCTCAAAAGTATGGTCAAAGGACAGACGAAAAAGCGCCTGGACATCGAGCGAATCTCGCAGATCAAGAGTGCCGCCAAGGTTTTCCTGACGCTGCATGGCGGCTCAGGAACCGATGACGAAGACCTGCGCAAGGCGATCGCCGCCGGAATCAACATCGTCCACATGAATACCGAACTGCGGGTGGCCTGGAGGAGCGGCCTGACAGCAAGCCTTGCAGCTCACCCGGACGAAGTTGTCCCATACAAGATTCTTCCACCTGTCGTTGCCTCCGTGCAGAATGTAGCCAGCTCGCGGCTGCGGCTCTTCAATGGTCAGTAG
- a CDS encoding VOC family protein produces the protein MALAIEKISAITLRVVNMKASVQFYRNVLGMELLYGGEQASFSSLRASDSESAILNLEQGDSVPRWGRMIFHVTDVDEFWTHLREKGFDPEIPRDASWGERYFHMLDPDGHQLSFARPSNLLFP, from the coding sequence ATGGCGCTGGCGATTGAGAAGATCTCTGCGATTACTCTTCGGGTTGTGAACATGAAGGCCTCCGTGCAGTTTTACCGAAACGTGCTCGGCATGGAGCTGCTTTACGGCGGAGAACAGGCGAGTTTCTCCTCACTGCGAGCGAGCGATTCAGAATCTGCAATTCTGAACCTCGAGCAAGGTGACAGTGTGCCGCGGTGGGGCCGCATGATCTTCCACGTGACCGATGTGGATGAGTTCTGGACACATCTGCGGGAGAAAGGATTTGATCCTGAAATCCCGCGGGATGCGTCCTGGGGAGAGCGCTATTTCCACATGCTCGATCCGGATGGCCACCAGCTGTCGTTTGCTCGGCCCTCTAATCTGTTGTTCCCATAG